In Bradyrhizobium sp. WBOS07, the genomic window CGTCTCCGGCTTCTCCACGGTGAGATGCGAGGTGACGTTGCCGGCGCGGTCGACATTGATGCGCACGTCGATGCGGCCGAGCTCGGCCGGATCGAGGCTGATGTCGAACCGGGACTTGCCGGAGCGGATCGCGGCTGCGATCTCGACCGGCACGCCGTTGATCGGCACCGCCGCAGAGCTGGCCGCGGTCGCGGTCAGCGTCGCGGTCGATGCGGACGCGGTCGAGGTCGTGTTGGTCAGCGGTGCCTGCATGGCGGAGGCGGCTTGCGCGCTCGCGTCAGTGGTGTTGAAGGCGGCGTGCGCATTGGCATGGGCCTGGGCGGCCGGTGCGGCCGGGATCGCGTCGGCCGGCCGGTCTGCGGCGCCGGGCTTGGCCTCGGTCGCGGCGCCGTCTGCCTGCGGCTTCGAGTCCTGCGGATGCGCGGCGTTGGCGGCCGTCGGGCCCGTTGCCTGCGTCGGGGAGGCGTTGCCGGTGCCCTGGCCGATATTGGAGACGTCGGACTGCCCCTGCGCGGTGACGACGGCCTCGAACGAGGCCTTCGGCGTGCCCGGATGGACGGGGATCAGTCCGCCGTTCGGCTTGGCCTCGGCCGTAACCTCGCCAGTGGCGCCGGTCGCGGCATCGGCCAGCGTCGCCGAGGTGTCGGCATCGACCTGGGCGCCGGCGGTCTTGGCGCTCTTGTCGCCCGGCGTTGCGGTGTCGGTCGTGCTGCCCGCGATCTGCGCCGCGGTTGAGGCACTGGCGGCAAGGCCGGCGGCGGCGATCGTCAGCGGCGAGGAGGTGGCGGCCTGGTTCGCCGCCGCGTTCGGATCGGTTGGGACCACCGGCGCGGCAACCACGATCGCGTTCGGATCCGGCAGGACCGCCTGCGCTGCGTCGGCCGGCGCGGCATCGACGGCGGCCGCGAGCCCATCGGCGGCCTCGGTCTTGTCGCCCTTGGTCTCCTCGGAGGCATCGGCCGATTTGGCGTCGGAGGTCTCGGACTTGTCCTTGATCTTGCCGGCGTCCTTGGTGGAATCGGTGGTGGTATCGCTCGTCTCGTCGGCCTTGGTGGACGCCGGCGCATCGGTGTCGTCGCTCGCCTTGGTTTGCGAGGGATGATCCGTCGATGAGGACTCGCGCGGGCCCTTGTCCGCGGAGGACGATTCGCTTCGCCGCGGCGCGCTGTCCTCGGCCTGCGCGGCCGCGTTGGCGTTGACCGCCTGGGTGTTGCTGTCGACCAGCGAGCCGAAGGAATCGTTCGCGGACGCCTCTTTAGCACTCTGCGACCGGGCAGGCTTTTGCTGCGCGCTCGAAACTTGCACGCTTGCCGCGACATCTGACGTACGACCGACCACAGGCAACCCCTTGGAAACATCTGCGGCATCAGGGGAGCAAGGAGCGGGCCAGTGCCGCTGCGGGAATATTTATATAATGAAATCAATATCTTAAAGATTTGCAGGCGCTGCTGCCGGACCCGCCGCAGCCCCGCCATTTCTGCCTCCCCGGCAAGAATTGCCCTAAGCCGGCCGCCCGCGTGATTGCTTCACCGGAATGCCGCCTATATTAAAGAGGTTACTCTCAGCCGCTTTCGACCGGGCAATCGTGCCTTTCGGGAACTTGAGTTCCCGGGGATCGCCGATGTCCCGCGAGAGGCAAAAAATCGCGGATCGCCGCGCGCTGCCGTCACAACCCCAACAGGCCCATGCTCAACAGTCTGGATCTCGAAGGCCGTCCCGAGGACACCAGGGTCGTCGTCGCCATGTCGGGCGGCGTCGATTCCTCGACGACGGCTGCGCTTCTGAAGGCGGAAGGCTACGACGTCGTCGGCATCACGCTGCAGCTCTACGACCATGGCGCGGCAACCCACCGCAAGGGCGCCTGCTGCGCCGGCCAGGACATCCACGACGCCCGCGACGTCGCCGCCAAGCTCGGCATTCCCCATTACGTGCTCGATTACGAGGACCGCTTCCGCGAATCCGTCATCGACAATTTCGCCGATAGCTACGCGCTCGGCGAGACGCCGGTGCCGTGCATCGAGTGCAACCGCAGCGTCAAGTTCCGCGATCTCCTGAAGACCGCGCGCGAGCTCGGGGCGCAGGCGCTCGCCACCGGCCATTATGTCGCCTCGCGCCGCCGCGAGGACGGCTCGCGCGCGCTGGTCTGCGCGGCCGACGCCGACCGCGACCAGAGCTATTTCCTGTTCGCGACCACGCAGGAACAGCTCGACTTCCTGCGCTTTCCGCTCGGCGACATGACCAAGCCGGAGACGCGCGAACTCGCGCGCCGCTTTGGCCTTAGCGTCGCCGACAAGCACGACAGCCAGGACATCTGCTTCGTGCCGACCGGGCGCTACACCGACATCATCACGCGCCTGCGGCCGAACGCGATGGACCCCGGCGAGATCGTCGATCTCGATGGACACGTGCTCGGCCGCCACAACGGCATCGCCAATTTCACCGTCGGCCAGCGCCGCGGCCTCGGCATCGCCGCATCCGCGCCGCTGTACGTGGTGCGGCTGGAGGCCGCGACCCGCCGCGTCGTCGTCGGCCCGCGCGATGCGCTGAAGATGCACCGCATCGCACTTCGCGACGTCAACTGGATCGGCGACGGCGACATCGACCGCGCCATCGGCGGCGGTCTCGAACTGTTCGTGCGCGTGCGCTCGACCCGCAGCCCCCAGCCGGCCTGGCTGCGCGGCGCAGGCGGCCATTACGAGGTCGAGCTCGTCGCCGGCGAGGAGGGCGTCTCGCCCGGCCAGGCCTGCGTGTTCTACGACGCAGCCAGCGGCCAGGCGCGCGTGCTCGGCGGCGGCTTCATCCAGAGCGCCGCCGCGAAGCAGGGCACCGCGACATCGCGCCCGCTCGCGGAAGCGGTGCGCGGCTGAGCGCAATGAGATCGAGCCCGACTGTCGCCAAGGAAAAGGTGCGCCCCCTCTCCCGCTCTTGTCCGCCGAAGCCTTGGCGAAGGCGGATGCGGGGGAGGGTTGGGGAGGGAGCTCTCTCCACACGCGATATATCGCGAGCGGAAAAAGCCCTCACCCGCCACGCTCTTGCGAGCGTGTCGACCTTTCCCGCAAGCGGGAGAGGCACTAGACCGAGTTCGGGGTTGACTTCGATCTCACCAATGATCGTCCGGTGTAGTTAAGAGTATCAGGCAGGGCAGGGGGCATGGCAGCAGACATCTCGCGGGCCGGGGTCGAGAAGGCCTATGGCCGCTGGGCGCCGGTCTATGATCTCGTGTTCGGCAAGGTGTTCGACGCCGGACGGCAGTCGACCATCGCCGAGGCCGACCGCATCGGCGGCCGCGTCCTCGACGTCGGCGTTGGCACCGGGCTGTCGCTGTCCGATTATTCGCGCACCACCAAGATCTGCGGCGTCGACATTTCCGAGCCGATGCTGCGCAAGGCGCAGGCGCGCGTGCGCACGCTTCGGCTCTCCAACGTCGAGGTGCTCTCGGTGATGGATGCGAAGAACCTCGCCTTCCCATCAGACTTCTTCGACGCGGTGGTGGCGCAATACGTCATCACCGCCGTGCCCGATCCCGAGGGCACGCTCGACGAGTTCGTGCGGGTGCTCAAGCCGGGCGGCG contains:
- the mnmA gene encoding tRNA 2-thiouridine(34) synthase MnmA; its protein translation is MLNSLDLEGRPEDTRVVVAMSGGVDSSTTAALLKAEGYDVVGITLQLYDHGAATHRKGACCAGQDIHDARDVAAKLGIPHYVLDYEDRFRESVIDNFADSYALGETPVPCIECNRSVKFRDLLKTARELGAQALATGHYVASRRREDGSRALVCAADADRDQSYFLFATTQEQLDFLRFPLGDMTKPETRELARRFGLSVADKHDSQDICFVPTGRYTDIITRLRPNAMDPGEIVDLDGHVLGRHNGIANFTVGQRRGLGIAASAPLYVVRLEAATRRVVVGPRDALKMHRIALRDVNWIGDGDIDRAIGGGLELFVRVRSTRSPQPAWLRGAGGHYEVELVAGEEGVSPGQACVFYDAASGQARVLGGGFIQSAAAKQGTATSRPLAEAVRG
- a CDS encoding flagellar hook-length control protein FliK — its product is MVGRTSDVAASVQVSSAQQKPARSQSAKEASANDSFGSLVDSNTQAVNANAAAQAEDSAPRRSESSSADKGPRESSSTDHPSQTKASDDTDAPASTKADETSDTTTDSTKDAGKIKDKSETSDAKSADASEETKGDKTEAADGLAAAVDAAPADAAQAVLPDPNAIVVAAPVVPTDPNAAANQAATSSPLTIAAAGLAASASTAAQIAGSTTDTATPGDKSAKTAGAQVDADTSATLADAATGATGEVTAEAKPNGGLIPVHPGTPKASFEAVVTAQGQSDVSNIGQGTGNASPTQATGPTAANAAHPQDSKPQADGAATEAKPGAADRPADAIPAAPAAQAHANAHAAFNTTDASAQAASAMQAPLTNTTSTASASTATLTATAASSAAVPINGVPVEIAAAIRSGKSRFDISLDPAELGRIDVRINVDRAGNVTSHLTVEKPETLQMLRQDAPQLQRALDDAGLKTGSNGLSFSLRDQNSSGQNSGQNNDNGGNARRLIISEDDTAAAPVGRSYGRMYGPSSGVDIRV
- a CDS encoding class I SAM-dependent methyltransferase; its protein translation is MAADISRAGVEKAYGRWAPVYDLVFGKVFDAGRQSTIAEADRIGGRVLDVGVGTGLSLSDYSRTTKICGVDISEPMLRKAQARVRTLRLSNVEVLSVMDAKNLAFPSDFFDAVVAQYVITAVPDPEGTLDEFVRVLKPGGELILVNHIGAESGPRKLFELAFAPIARRLGWRPEFPWARLEGWAARHGGITLAERRPMPPMGHFSLIRYRKS